In Phreatobacter stygius, a genomic segment contains:
- a CDS encoding ABC transporter permease yields the protein MAVRPRRLRLTLSGAPLGLILPVVLALGFELAVRFGLIEGRLLPPPSRIAATLTSLYQSGDLWLHILTTLARVGAGFAFGVAAGTLLGAAAGASSLIRRLIDPTLQGLRSIPSIAWVPLFILWLGIFEASKVALIAVGVFFPVYLGVSGAILAIDRKIVEVGRVARLSRLGMVRRILLPAILPAYVLALRAGLGLGWMFVVAAEFMGASEGLGYLLVDGQQLGKADQILATILVFAVLGKLTDSVISAVARPFLAWQDIAAEAR from the coding sequence ATCGCAGTACGGCCGCGCCGCTTGCGGCTGACGCTGTCGGGGGCGCCGCTCGGCCTGATCCTGCCGGTCGTGCTGGCGCTTGGCTTCGAGCTCGCGGTGCGGTTCGGGCTGATCGAGGGACGGCTCCTGCCGCCGCCGTCGCGGATCGCCGCCACGCTCACCAGCCTCTACCAGTCGGGCGATCTCTGGCTGCATATCCTGACGACGCTGGCGCGTGTCGGCGCGGGGTTCGCGTTTGGTGTCGCCGCCGGCACGCTGCTCGGCGCGGCGGCCGGCGCTTCCTCGCTCATCCGCCGGCTGATCGATCCGACGCTGCAAGGCCTACGCTCGATTCCCTCGATCGCCTGGGTGCCGCTGTTCATCCTCTGGCTCGGCATTTTCGAAGCCTCGAAAGTGGCGCTGATCGCGGTCGGCGTGTTCTTCCCGGTCTATCTCGGCGTCTCCGGCGCGATCCTGGCGATCGACCGCAAGATCGTCGAGGTCGGCCGGGTGGCGCGGCTGTCCCGGCTCGGCATGGTCAGGCGCATCCTGCTGCCGGCGATCCTGCCGGCCTATGTGCTGGCGCTCAGGGCCGGCCTCGGGCTCGGCTGGATGTTCGTCGTGGCGGCCGAATTCATGGGCGCCTCCGAAGGCCTCGGTTATCTCTTGGTCGACGGCCAGCAACTCGGCAAGGCCGACCAGATCCTGGCCACCATCCTGGTCTTCGCCGTGCTCGGCAAACTGACCGATAGCGTCATCTCGGCGGTGGCCCGGCCGTTCCTGGCCTGGCAGGACATCGCCGCGGAGGCGCGCTGA
- a CDS encoding amino acid ABC transporter permease, with product MLDLVAEFFRNLKDTRGLNFTIFYDPFDRARFWSAFLTTVQLSVLSVAGSLVIGVIGAFVQKAAFRPLAWLVNGYIALFRNTPPLVQMYFFYFALGAVTPTMRDDIGMEVPLISNFTWALVSLSFFAGAFNVEIFRSGVEAIPKATVEAAEALGYSRLKAYIHIVLPLAFRVCLPALNNNLVNLIKTTTLAYAIGVPEMLYVANQIWSDTLNVPEMMNLLLFIYIALVSLLVWLMHRWEKAMRMPGYGN from the coding sequence ATGCTTGATCTCGTCGCCGAGTTTTTCCGCAATCTGAAGGACACCAGGGGCCTCAACTTCACGATCTTCTACGACCCGTTCGACCGCGCGCGCTTCTGGAGCGCCTTCCTGACCACCGTGCAGCTCTCCGTGCTGTCGGTTGCCGGCAGCCTGGTCATCGGTGTCATCGGCGCCTTCGTCCAGAAGGCGGCGTTCCGGCCGCTGGCCTGGCTGGTCAACGGCTATATCGCGCTGTTCCGCAACACGCCGCCGCTGGTCCAGATGTATTTCTTCTATTTCGCGCTGGGCGCGGTCACGCCGACCATGCGCGACGACATCGGCATGGAAGTGCCGCTCATTTCGAACTTCACCTGGGCGCTGGTGTCGCTGTCCTTTTTCGCCGGCGCCTTCAATGTCGAGATCTTCCGCTCCGGTGTCGAGGCGATCCCCAAGGCGACCGTCGAGGCCGCCGAGGCGCTCGGTTATTCCCGGCTCAAGGCCTATATCCACATCGTCTTGCCGCTGGCCTTCCGGGTCTGCCTGCCGGCGCTCAACAACAACCTGGTCAACCTGATCAAGACGACGACGCTGGCCTACGCCATCGGCGTGCCGGAAATGCTCTATGTCGCCAACCAGATCTGGTCCGACACGCTGAACGTGCCGGAAATGATGAACCTGCTCCTGTTCATCTATATCGCGCTGGTCAGCCTGCTGGTCTGGCTGATGCATCGCTGGGAGAAGGCCATGCGCATGCCCGGTTACGGGAATTGA
- a CDS encoding amino acid ABC transporter permease, producing the protein MRALPDKTDLPVLLPAAERLRVRAETDRAMGLPRLDLDWRFGLALVALLLLWCGVAEAQALAGGQESVLAAMWKWTPLIGRGFALNIAISLIAMGIGSLFGLFLGLAQISLLPPVRAGSWVLTQFFRNAPWLVLLFYCIYVLPFRVTLFGQVHDVPNWLRATIGLILPVMANVSEIVRGAVQSLPKGQWEAAESLGYRRWATLRSIILPQCVKRMLPPWMNLYAIVIVATPLTSVVGVEEAMALTRGALNAERRGDLLIPFYGYLLLWFFAYCYPIARATRVLEQRYQVKI; encoded by the coding sequence ATGCGCGCCTTGCCCGACAAGACCGACCTGCCGGTTCTGCTGCCCGCCGCCGAAAGGCTCAGGGTGCGGGCCGAGACCGACCGCGCCATGGGCTTGCCCCGCCTCGATCTCGACTGGCGTTTCGGCCTGGCGCTGGTTGCTCTCCTGCTCCTCTGGTGCGGCGTCGCCGAGGCCCAGGCACTGGCCGGCGGGCAGGAGAGCGTGCTGGCGGCCATGTGGAAATGGACGCCGCTGATCGGCCGCGGTTTCGCGCTGAACATTGCTATCAGCCTGATCGCCATGGGCATCGGCAGCCTGTTCGGCCTGTTCCTGGGCCTGGCCCAGATCTCGCTGCTGCCGCCGGTGCGCGCCGGGTCCTGGGTGCTGACCCAGTTCTTCCGCAACGCGCCCTGGCTGGTGCTGCTGTTCTACTGCATCTATGTCCTGCCGTTCCGGGTCACCCTGTTCGGCCAGGTCCATGACGTGCCGAACTGGCTGCGCGCCACCATTGGCCTGATCCTGCCGGTGATGGCCAATGTCTCCGAGATCGTCCGCGGCGCGGTCCAGTCCCTGCCCAAGGGCCAGTGGGAGGCCGCCGAATCGCTCGGCTACCGGCGCTGGGCGACGCTGCGCTCGATCATTCTGCCGCAATGCGTCAAGCGCATGCTGCCGCCCTGGATGAATCTCTATGCCATCGTCATCGTGGCGACGCCGCTGACCTCGGTGGTCGGCGTCGAGGAGGCCATGGCGCTGACCCGCGGCGCGCTCAATGCCGAGCGGCGCGGCGACCTGCTGATCCCCTTCTACGGCTATCTGCTTTTGTGGTTCTTCGCCTATTGCTACCCGATCGCACGCGCCACCCGGGTTCTGGAACAACGCTACCAGGTGAAGATCTGA
- a CDS encoding OsmC family protein, with product MDANALRALQAPIKDRYKTDPDAAVIVLKARGRIDDQSIACKVETGRALATAGLHPASGGTGLELCSGDMLLEALVACAGVTLKAVATALEISLEDATVSVEGDLDFRGTLGVDREAPVGFRDIRLTFAVRTDAPDDKLASLMKLTERYCVVYQTIKGGTPIHAALVRAA from the coding sequence ATGGACGCCAATGCCCTGCGCGCGCTTCAGGCGCCGATCAAGGACAGATACAAGACCGATCCGGATGCAGCCGTCATCGTGCTCAAGGCGCGCGGCCGGATCGACGACCAGTCGATTGCCTGCAAGGTGGAGACCGGCCGGGCGCTGGCGACCGCCGGCCTGCATCCGGCGTCCGGCGGCACGGGCCTCGAGCTCTGCTCCGGCGACATGCTGCTGGAGGCGCTGGTCGCCTGCGCCGGCGTGACCTTGAAGGCGGTCGCGACCGCGCTCGAGATCAGCCTGGAGGATGCCACCGTCAGCGTCGAAGGCGACCTCGACTTCCGCGGCACGCTCGGCGTCGACCGCGAGGCGCCGGTCGGCTTCCGCGACATCCGCCTCACCTTCGCGGTCAGGACCGACGCGCCCGACGACAAGCTCGCCAGCCTGATGAAACTGACGGAACGCTATTGCGTGGTCTACCAGACCATCAAGGGTGGCACGCCGATCCATGCCGCGCTGGTGCGGGCGGCCTGA
- a CDS encoding ABC transporter ATP-binding protein, giving the protein MLTVSDVGKTYPNGTRALHGISLKVERGETVALVGGSGCGKSTLLRLIAGLDSPSEGKLTIDGETISGPHPKIGVVFQEPRLLPWLTVSANAGFMLEGHDVTTRAARVAERLAAVGLADKADAWPRELSGGQAQRVAIARGLAPDPEVLILDEPFSALDALTKADLQDQLAALWEAAGTARTTLLIVTHDVDEAIVLADRIIVMQPSPGRLFAEIVHDLPRPRERTSDGFNAIRRQVLAALDRSLSGALDARRELRAAGAG; this is encoded by the coding sequence ATGTTGACCGTCTCCGACGTCGGCAAGACCTATCCGAACGGCACGCGCGCGCTCCACGGCATTTCGCTGAAAGTCGAGCGCGGCGAAACGGTCGCGCTGGTCGGCGGTTCGGGCTGCGGGAAGTCGACCTTGCTGCGGCTGATCGCCGGCCTCGACAGCCCGTCCGAAGGCAAGCTCACGATCGATGGCGAGACCATCAGCGGTCCCCATCCCAAGATCGGCGTGGTGTTCCAGGAGCCGCGCCTGCTGCCCTGGCTGACGGTCTCGGCCAATGCCGGCTTCATGCTGGAAGGTCATGACGTCACGACCCGTGCGGCACGGGTCGCCGAGCGGCTGGCCGCTGTCGGCCTTGCCGACAAGGCCGATGCCTGGCCACGCGAATTGTCCGGCGGCCAGGCGCAGCGGGTAGCGATCGCCCGCGGGCTGGCGCCCGACCCGGAAGTGCTGATCCTCGACGAGCCGTTCTCGGCGCTGGACGCGCTGACCAAGGCCGACCTGCAGGATCAGCTGGCGGCGCTGTGGGAGGCCGCCGGCACGGCCCGCACCACCTTGCTGATCGTCACCCACGATGTCGACGAGGCGATCGTGCTGGCCGACCGGATCATCGTCATGCAGCCGAGCCCCGGACGGCTGTTCGCCGAGATCGTCCATGACCTGCCGCGACCGCGCGAGCGCACCAGCGACGGCTTCAACGCCATCCGCCGGCAGGTGCTGGCGGCGCTCGACAGGTCACTTTCCGGCGCGCTAGATGCCCGCCGAGAGCTGCGCGCCGCCGGCGCCGGCTGA
- a CDS encoding amino acid ABC transporter ATP-binding protein has translation MTVPQALVSIRNVHKRFGALEVLKGVSLDVARGEVICIIGPSGSGKSTLLRCINALVPIEAGTILVGVTDVTDPKLDRIALRQRVGMVFQQYNLFPHRTALQNVMMAPVQVLKQDRRVVEDRARALLAKVRLTDKADAYPGELSGGQQQRVAIARSLCMQPEVMLFDEVTAALDPETVKEVLLTIRELAEDGMTCLLVTHEMNFARDLADQVYFTDRGVIVEHAAPAELFSAPRDPRTREFLGKVL, from the coding sequence ATGACCGTGCCCCAAGCCCTCGTCTCGATCCGCAATGTTCACAAGCGCTTCGGCGCGCTCGAAGTGCTGAAGGGCGTCAGCCTGGATGTCGCCAGGGGCGAGGTGATCTGCATCATCGGACCCTCGGGTTCCGGCAAGTCGACGCTGCTGCGCTGCATCAACGCGCTGGTGCCGATCGAGGCCGGCACCATCCTGGTCGGCGTCACCGACGTGACCGATCCGAAGCTCGACAGGATCGCGCTGCGCCAGCGTGTCGGCATGGTGTTCCAGCAATATAATCTGTTCCCGCACCGCACCGCCCTGCAGAACGTCATGATGGCGCCGGTCCAGGTCCTGAAGCAGGACCGGCGCGTCGTCGAGGACAGGGCGCGCGCCCTGCTCGCCAAGGTCCGGCTCACCGACAAGGCCGATGCCTATCCCGGCGAACTGTCCGGCGGCCAGCAGCAACGGGTCGCGATTGCCCGCTCGCTCTGCATGCAGCCCGAGGTGATGCTGTTCGACGAGGTGACCGCGGCACTCGATCCGGAAACGGTCAAGGAGGTGCTGCTGACCATTCGCGAGCTCGCCGAGGACGGCATGACCTGCCTCCTGGTGACCCATGAAATGAACTTCGCCCGGGACCTCGCCGACCAGGTCTATTTCACCGACCGCGGCGTGATCGTCGAGCACGCCGCGCCGGCGGAATTGTTCTCGGCCCCGCGCGACCCGCGCACGCGGGAGTTCCTGGGCAAGGTGTTGTGA
- a CDS encoding aldo/keto reductase: protein MNHRPLGRSGLSIAPLMFGGNVFGWTAEEATSFGLLDAFVAEGFNAIDTADVYSAWAPGHAGGESETVIGNWLKRRGRRDDVVIATKVGMWAKYPDLKAATIAVAVEESLKRLQTDYIDLYQSHKDDAATPQDEGLEAYSRLIKAGKVRAIGASNFSAARLASALDVAGARDLPRYVSVQPAYNLYNRAEFEGDLAKVVSQGGLGVISYFALAAGFLTGKYRTEADLAKSPRGAGVKNYLDERGFRILAALDAVSAELGATQAQVALAWLIGRPGVTAPIVSATSLTQLTEILKAARLVLPADAVAKLDAASA, encoded by the coding sequence ATGAACCATCGCCCGCTCGGCCGTTCCGGCCTCTCGATCGCACCGCTGATGTTCGGCGGCAATGTCTTCGGCTGGACCGCCGAGGAGGCGACCTCGTTCGGCCTGCTCGACGCCTTCGTCGCCGAGGGTTTCAATGCCATCGACACGGCCGACGTCTATTCGGCCTGGGCGCCCGGCCATGCCGGCGGTGAATCGGAAACCGTCATCGGCAACTGGCTGAAGCGGCGCGGCCGGCGCGACGACGTGGTGATCGCCACCAAGGTCGGCATGTGGGCGAAATACCCGGACCTGAAGGCTGCGACCATCGCGGTAGCCGTCGAGGAATCGCTGAAGCGGCTCCAGACCGACTATATCGACCTCTACCAGTCGCATAAGGACGACGCGGCGACGCCGCAGGACGAGGGGCTGGAAGCCTATTCGCGGCTGATCAAGGCCGGCAAGGTGCGCGCCATCGGCGCCTCCAATTTCAGCGCCGCCAGGCTCGCCTCGGCGCTCGATGTCGCCGGCGCCAGGGACCTGCCGCGCTACGTGTCAGTCCAGCCCGCCTATAACCTCTACAACCGCGCCGAATTCGAAGGCGATCTCGCCAAGGTGGTGAGCCAAGGCGGGCTCGGCGTCATCAGCTATTTCGCCTTGGCCGCCGGCTTCCTGACCGGCAAATACCGCACGGAGGCGGACCTGGCGAAAAGCCCGCGCGGCGCCGGCGTGAAGAATTATCTCGACGAGCGTGGCTTCCGCATTCTGGCTGCCCTCGATGCGGTTTCGGCCGAGCTCGGCGCGACCCAGGCGCAGGTCGCCCTGGCCTGGCTGATCGGCAGGCCCGGCGTCACCGCGCCGATCGTCAGCGCAACCAGCCTCACGCAATTGACCGAGATCCTGAAGGCCGCCCGGCTGGTGCTGCCGGCCGATGCGGTCGCCAAGCTGGATGCGGCGAGTGCGTGA
- a CDS encoding transporter substrate-binding domain-containing protein — translation MIFADQIRSGVLAAMVALGLATSAAAQAPATPAAQPPVNTFQKIQREGVLKVGVRADYRPWGFRNPQGEFVGLEIEMARDIARSLGVRVEFVPVVASNRMQFLQQGQTDLMIATMSDVADRRRVVGIVHPNYYSSGFNVIMPKSVTPAAWENLRGRTLCAIQGAWYNRPATERFGVEILAFTGVSEVETALEQRRCLGWIYDDNLIAVMLADASGRWKDFHQPLASQSDTPWGLAVRLEDRDSAWGRYVGGTIAEWHRTGKLLEWEKAAGIAESPFLRRMHDALRDHVRTN, via the coding sequence ATGATATTTGCCGATCAGATCAGGAGCGGCGTTCTGGCCGCGATGGTGGCTCTTGGGCTGGCGACATCCGCCGCGGCCCAGGCTCCGGCGACGCCGGCGGCCCAGCCGCCGGTCAATACCTTCCAGAAGATCCAGCGCGAAGGCGTGCTCAAGGTCGGCGTGCGCGCCGACTACCGGCCCTGGGGCTTCCGCAATCCGCAGGGCGAATTTGTCGGCCTGGAGATCGAGATGGCGCGCGACATCGCCCGCTCGCTCGGTGTGCGCGTCGAGTTCGTGCCGGTGGTGGCTTCCAACCGCATGCAGTTCCTGCAGCAGGGCCAGACCGATCTGATGATCGCCACCATGTCGGATGTGGCGGACCGGCGGCGCGTCGTCGGCATCGTCCACCCGAATTATTATTCCTCGGGCTTCAACGTGATCATGCCGAAAAGCGTCACGCCGGCGGCCTGGGAAAACCTGCGCGGCCGGACGCTCTGCGCCATCCAGGGCGCCTGGTACAATCGCCCCGCGACCGAGCGTTTCGGCGTCGAGATCCTGGCCTTCACCGGCGTATCCGAGGTCGAAACCGCGCTCGAGCAGCGCCGTTGCCTCGGCTGGATCTATGACGACAACCTGATCGCCGTGATGCTGGCCGATGCGTCGGGCCGCTGGAAGGATTTCCACCAGCCGCTGGCGAGCCAGAGCGACACGCCCTGGGGGCTTGCCGTACGGCTGGAAGACCGCGACAGCGCCTGGGGTCGCTACGTCGGCGGCACGATCGCCGAATGGCATCGCACGGGCAAGCTGCTGGAATGGGAAAAGGCCGCCGGCATCGCCGAGAGCCCGTTCCTGCGCCGCATGCACGACGCGCTGCGCGACCACGTGCGGACGAATTGA